CCCAATTATGGGAAGAAATGCCTGCGCATATAAGAAACGTGGTTTGGTGTAGTGTATGATTTTTCTATATGGCCGTTTGCTTGGCTAAATGTGCATTCTTACTTTTGTAATAATGGAAAACAGTTCGGGTCCCAAAACTGTTAATGAACCTCATGAGTGGGTAAATGTAATACACATAGAAGATAAAGGTTAATCTGCATAGATAGGGCAATTGAAGATTGGTGTACATGATTTTCCCTTTGTCTTAGACATATAGATGTCTGAGCTTGCATATTTTAGCGCTGGTGGGCCCATATGTAAGTGGCTGGATCGCTAGTACGTAGTGCACTTACCCTTCGCTGATACAGGCAACTTGCTTCGAGCATTTGGGCCGGGCGTGCCGCCACCATCTCAGCCATGGGGAGTAGCTGACTGCACTGAAAAACACGCACCTGACTCACTATATTTAAAGTTCATCATGTGataaaaaatcatataaatgaTGTGCTTTGCATGGTGTCCCACCCCGGAAGTTAATTTTTTTATCCATTTCACTATAAAATAACTTCCTTTGCTTTAATATGAACATGATATTGGGTTGTGATTGTACCCAATTTGCGGAAAGAAATGCCTGTGCGCAAATAAGAAAGGTGATTTGGTGCAGTGTATGATTTTTTTGATATGGTTGTTTGCTTGGCTGAATGTGCATTCTTACTTTTGTAATAATGGAGAACAGTTCGGGTACCAAAACTGTTAATGAACCTCATGAGTGGGTAAATGTAATGCACATAGAAAATAAAGGTTATCTCCATAGAGCAGGGCAATTGAAAATTGGTAGATGATTTTCCCTTTGTCTTAGACATGTAGATCTCCGAGCTTGCATATTTTAGCGCTTAAAGCAAAAACGTGTTTTTTAGGTGGTATTTGTTTTCTGTATAGATATGTGTCTGCATAGGAAAGAGCCAAAAAATTACATGTGTTATTTATTTTCTAAATTTCAGCAGTATTTAATTTGAATCTTTCTTGGGAGTGATTTTATTTCTCTCCCATATATATAGCTATTACTTTAGGGACAAATGTTCCctacaagcagtggtagttatcaccacttgcgttttgtatgttgtatgtagtatctgtCAAAACCGAGAGTATGTACGCGTAGTATATAATATATAACAATATTTAGGCAGTATATATACTACCTTTTAGGTAGTATGTATCATATTTTGAGTATACTcttttttacgtacaaatatgtacgtatttcgTGAATATAAAAAGACTATGGGCTCATATGATTTTTTCATGATACTTGTTTTGAAATATCTTAAATATATTATATGAACATATTTACAATGATAAAGTAATATATATACTACTTCATGATAGTATATGAGACATTGGGGTAACTACCACCGGGTGGTAGGATGGGTTTTCCCTTTCTTTAGTGTATATATATACTGTTGCACTAGCTAGGTAAATATTTTTGTTTCGGAAATTTAAACTTGATTTCTCTAGGATGTGCTAtctatgtactccctccatttttatatacaaggccacaaacttaAAATATAGGTATCAAGGTAAAAATTAATGCATACTTTATAAGTCTGCTTTTCTTTTCATTTAGAGCTTTGCTACACAGACGACAACGCTGGACGATTTTCAGATGATGTAACACATCTAGCCGTTCACAAGTACAGCTAAACTAAACAACGCCGTTCAATCCAACATCGTCCACCGTTCGGCCAGGATACTGTCGTCCGCATAGTAATTTCGTTTCATTTACTGGGATCATTAATACACAACATACATGCAAGAAAACTGAGTGGAGGAAGTAGCTAGTGTTATTATGACTACAAGCATGCAAGTATTAAACAGGTTACtagtacgaggtagtatcattaACTCTTTCCTCGATTATTGTTGGTGGCCTTGTATATAGATGCAAAACGTATATtccatagtggccttgtatagatgcaaaacgTATATTCCATAGTATAATTAACTCTTTCCAGTATTCTTGGATGGTTGTGCTTTATTTATATATATGTGACATTTTTTTCCCTTATCATAGATTATTTCTGAGCATTATTGTGCTATACATTGAATAACATATTATGAGTGGATTTCAGTTACGTGTATCAGGATAGAAGAAGATGTAACTGCAGATCACCACAAGAATTCTCAGCGCAGCAAAGCACGCGTATACCTCTAGTATATGTGGAGGGAAATATATCTAGTGCACGGGTGCTTGTGGTGCTACCGATGCACCGGACGCCGTAGCACATGTTAAAATATTCAAAAATCTAGAGAAAAAAATCTAGCACATTGACACAACATCAATGTATACTATCACAAAATTTCAAATAAAAAATTGAAACATTGCACAATACACAGAAATGAAAATTTTGACAGCAGTGTGATAATGAGCCAAATCTATAGCCCAGCTATGTTATGTACTATTTCGAATTTGTTATTTTGTACCTCGAGCAGTATTTCGAGCTTTGATTCGAAATTTCATGACAACATAGACCGATGTTGTGTGAATATGGTAGAAAAAAAATATCAAACATTAATGGACGCGCAATGGGCAACCGGTAGCACCACAAGCACTGATGCATCAGATACATCCCCTATCTGTGGAACGATTGTAATTATTATATTTCTACTAAAACTCCAAGCTCCCTAGAAATGATGCTTTCTGGTGCGTTGGGGCTTTGGAGGGCGCCGGTGGGCCCATATGTAAGTGACTGGGTCGCTGGTACATCGTGCGCTTATCTTTCGCTGATACAGGCTGCTCGCTCCGAGCATCTGGGTCGGACGTGCCGCCACCAGCTCGGCCATGGAGAGTAACTGACCGCACCGGAAAAACAAGCACGTGATTCACTATATTTAAAGTTCATCATGTGATAAAAAATTAAAATAAATGATGTGCTTTGCATGGTGTCCCACCCCGGAAGTTAATTTTTTGTCCATTTCATTATTAAATAACTTCCTTCGCTTTATTATGAACATGATATTGGGTTGTGATTGTACCCAATTTGTGGAAAGAAATGCCTGCGCAGATAAGAAAGGTGGTTTGGTGCAGTGTATGATTTTTTTGATATGGCTGTTATCTTGGCTGAATGTGCATTCTTACTTTTGTAATATTGGAAAACAGTTCAGGTGCCAAAACTGTTCATGAACCTCATAAGTGGGTGAATGTAATGCACATAGAAAATAAAGGTTATCTGCATGGATAGGGCAATTGAAAATTGGTACATGATTTTCCCTTTGTCTTAGACATGTAGATGTCTGAGCTTGCATATTTTAGTGCTTAAAGCAAAAACGTGTCTTTTTTTGTAGGTGCTATTTGCTTTTTGTATAGATATGTGTCTGCATAGGAAAGAGCCAAAAATTTACATGTGTTATTTATTTTCTAAATTTCAGCATCTCATCATATTTAATCTGAATCTTTCTTGAGAGTGATTTTATTCCTCTCCCATATATACAGCTTTCTCCTTAGGGTATATATACACTGTTGCACTAGCTAGGTAAATATTTTTGTTTCGGAAATTTAAACTTGTTTTCTCTAGGATGTGCTATCTATGTACAGTATTCTTGGGTGGTCATGCTTTATTTATATATGTGATATTTTTCCTTAGCATGGTTTATTTCTGAGCATTACCGTGCTATATATTGAATAACATATTATGAGTGGATTTCAACTACGTGTATCATAATAGAAGATGTAACTGATAGATCACCACAAGAATTCTTAGGACAGCAAAGCGCGCATATACCTCTATTTTATGTGGAGGGAAATATATCTAGTGCACGAGTGCTTGTGGTGCTACTGGTGCACCGGACGCCGTAGCGAATTTTAAAATATTCAAAAATCTGGAAAAAAAATCTAGCACATTGACATAACATTAATGTATATTTTCACAAAATTTCAAATCAAAAATTGAAACATTGCACAAGCATGTAGACCGAAGAAGGTTACTGCCATGCCCGCCGCACCTATTGCAGTTGATAGGCGACAATGGATTCCTCCTAAGCAAGGTTTTGCCAAGATAATGGTTGATGGGGCTGTGGACCGGAATATTAATGAAGGATTTTTTGTCGCAGTTTGCAGGGATGATTCAGGCACATACTTAAGAGCCTCCGCTTTCAAATGTTCGGGGATCTCAGACCCGACAATTCTTGAAGCTTTCGCTTGCTGTGAAGCCTTATCGCTTGCCCTGGATCTCTCCCTTTCACATGTGATCATAGCTTCGGATTACAAAGTGTGTGGTGGATGACTTGAAGGAAGGCATGGGAGGCAAATATGCAAAGCATTATCAAGGAGATTACAACAACATCAAGGCAATATGAAAGATACTCCTTCATCTTCGAAGGACGTGATAGCAATATTGAGGCACATAGCCTCGCGAAGCACGCTTCATATGTGGCTCCTCAATCCTCCGGACATAAATTGTATCCCTATGAACCTTGTTTATGATCAATAATAAAGAGTGGTTAGACTCAAAAAATCGTTCACCGGCCTGTTATGCGGACCgccggggggaggggggggggtcaGCCGGGTATGAAAATCATGTATATTCAAGCGACTACACAGGTATAACTGGCTTCTCCACTGCCTTAGAAGGCTGGTCATAGTAGGGAGTAACTTATACTAgcgtcatgcatatgacactagtctaagttactactTTCATAGTGCAAAGTATCATAGTAATAGTGTCATAGATGGCTTCATTTATTACCTTGTAGACACATTTTTTCCTGGAAAGTGTTATTATATTACAACAACACATCAATATTCATTAAATACTTGCCGTATAAGCAAACTTGCATTGAGATGTGTTATgttactagctaagttactctCACGATAACTAGCCGAATGTGAATGTGACCTTTGCAAGGGATAACCCTTAGAGTAACTAGaagaacgcccgtgcgttgcaatggggcCACATTAACTTTAAGAGTTCAATATTAATATTCTCATGCATATCAAGTGACATTGGCGACCTTTTTACCATCAAAccctcacacacactctctctccctccctcttcctcactctctctccccctctccctctctctctaacacacacacatcCATCTTACtgggtacgggaccataatccatCTATTTCACACACACTAGTGCATAACAATATGGATTATGCATATTATATTTGCCACCACAACTGAGGAAATTAATTTCATGTAAATCGGCCAGCCACAGCTCCAAGAATACGCGGAGGAGGTGGCCTGGGTCGGCGTCGGCGCCGTCCGGCGCGGGCCATGGGCCTGCTTCCAAGTGCGTCTGCCGGCTGGCCACCCACACCGGGTCCTTCAAGTGCCGCTTCCACCGCATCAACTCCCAGGGCCACGGCCACGGCCAGGGAAGCCACCCTTCTTCGCCCCCTTCACCGGCCGCGGCCAACGCGGTGCCGCGGCACCCGGCCTCACCGTCCTCGTCCTCCGGCACCGTCGCGACCCAGTGATGCAGCCCAAGCATCAGCCTCGAGAATCAAGAACGCTCGACAACGGAGAGGGAAGGGAAGATCATATACATGTCATAAGAAAGGGAGTTTATTTACTGCTCCCTCGATGTATTGTTTTCTTTGTTTGGAGATTGATTATCATTCGTGAGTTAAGGTAAGGTTAATGTGATTGAGCGATTTTTCTGAAAATCAATTATTTGTTTTCTAATTAATGTGATTGAGTAATTTAAGGTAAGGTTAATTAATTTAGATTTGATCTTTAGAGATTGTTCGTGATTGATTCTACATTACTAAATAACTTGCGCCAGTATGAAAAGTTTTGATTTGTTTAGATTTCTTTCGTTGTGTGAGAGGGTGACGCGAAAATAAACCGATCAAGTGGGGGGAGGGGACAGAAAAAAATCTATGAAAAAAACCAGCGAAGGTGGGAGGAGATACAAAAAAACCATGAAAGATGGGACGAAAAAGACCCTGGAAGCGAGACTAacaactgctccattaggagtagagatgcTAGACAGACGGATTTATAATTACGAATTCCATGGATTGTGATTAGCTGGCATCTTTTAGTTGGAGATTAAGGAGGAGACGAGCCCACCCCCCTGAATTTTgttgggtgggtgggtgggaggGGTTAGTTAGCGTGAAAACCGCCGTTAGATGCTCATAATTGTCCGTATGTAGCCAATGGATACCAGATGGTTAAAAAGACAgtgtgcaagtcagaagagcatGCTTACGATCTGGCGAAGGCCACTTTTTTGTAGCTTGGGATCGGTAGCTATGCTTTGCTATCAAGCGATCGAGCAGGATAGTTAACAACGATTTGAGCACAAACCCGTGAAATAAATCTGAACGGCAAAAGTTACATGCAGTGATAACCGTTGTTATTTTCGCAATAATAATCGAAGAGATGGAGGAGTTTTGCATGCGCGTGGTACACAAACAGCAGAGATCAGCCTCGCTTGACGGGGTCGAAGTTGGAGACGgcgacgacggcgccgatgatgCCGAGGAGCacgaccccgccggagccgatGCTGAGCAGGAAGTTCTTGAGCGACGGCGGAAGCCCGGGGCCAGCGGCCTCCGCGACCTCCGGCAGCACAAGCGCGGCCGCCATGGCCGCGGCGGTCAGCCCGGCCGCGGCCTTCTCTTTCACCGACTGCTGCCCCGACGCATGGACGACGCACGTCCTCGCCCGCGGCGAGCAGGGTCGCAGCGAAGcgccgaggccgaggccgagCAGCCTCCCAAGGCCACCTGCGACGGACAGAGAGGCCGCGACGGTGGTCGCGAATGTGGCGGTCATGGATGTTTAGCTCTAGGTGCGCGTGTAGTGGTTTGTGTTACGTGCGCCGGTGTGTGCCTGCCTGCCTACAAGAGCTTCTTACCGTGAGAAAGATAGGGGCATGGACTATGGAGAGCCGGAGAGGGGTGGATGGGGATATCAGGTTCCATGTTAGCACATTAGTCTGACGTGGGAGGTCCCTGTCGCACCAAATGGCGAAGCAGGATAGGCTTATCTTCTGAAGTGAGTTTGCTGGCTCCTGGCCGTGCTTGGAGCATCTCGAGCCGTTCGGTCTCCAAGGGGCTTGAAATATCGCCGTCTCAAGGCGCGCTGGCGATAATATCGGTGTAGGAGCGGTCGGTTTCCGAACCGCCGCCCCACGCCCCCTCCGTTTTTGAAAAATAAACTCGGCCAAATTTCATCCAAACAGGACGCATATTCGTCCAAACTAGCCGATTTTCATTGTTATTTGTACATAAACTTAAGAACATGAATTTAAAACTAACTAAAAACGACCAGTACACCTAGCACTACtatgccgccgccaccgcccgcctTCTACATGCCGAGGAGCCTGTAGAACCGGGTGTAGTCGCTGCCGTCGTCGTGCGTGCCGCCGCCGTCCCTGCTGCACCCCTGACCAGCGTCGCCGAtgcggggtggggggggggggctggggggggggagggggagtgtggttggacggcccgggcgcctcctcgtcgtcgctgtcgaggATGATGAccccgccctcgtcgcgtccgcGGCGCCGAGTGGCGATCTTCTCGAGGGCGCGGCGCTGGCGCTCCACCTTCTCGCAGACGTAGTCCGTTTTCGCTGATTTGAGGGCGGTCTCATCGTCGGCGGTCATGTCCGCGTGCTCCTTCACGGGGAGCAACCCCGGCTCGGTCTTCGGCCTGACGAGCCGGGAAGAAGAAGGTAAGGGGCGGCCGCCCTCGTGGATGACGAGGGCGCCGCTGCGGGTACGGCGCCCGAGCAGCGTCTCCTATGGCTCTGCCTTGACGGGGTGGAGCGCCAGCGAACCGGAGGAGAGGGAGCCAAAGCCCGACGACGAGGAGGTCTCTGTCTCCATCCGCCAC
This genomic window from Aegilops tauschii subsp. strangulata cultivar AL8/78 chromosome 4, Aet v6.0, whole genome shotgun sequence contains:
- the LOC109750265 gene encoding uncharacterized protein, whose translation is MTATFATTVAASLSVAGGLGRLLGLGLGASLRPCSPRARTCVVHASGQQSVKEKAAAGLTAAAMAAALVLPEVAEAAGPGLPPSLKNFLLSIGSGGVVLLGIIGAVVAVSNFDPVKRG